A part of Gossypium hirsutum isolate 1008001.06 chromosome A07, Gossypium_hirsutum_v2.1, whole genome shotgun sequence genomic DNA contains:
- the LOC107952934 gene encoding uncharacterized protein, which translates to MGGAEHGGHGAEDFRTKVWSMSGGPYCRPKHWRRNTAIAMFGVFLICIPIAMKSAELEQRPHQPVRPIPSQLWCKNFGNKDYR; encoded by the exons atgggAGGAGCAGAACATGGAGGGCATGGAGCAGAGGATTTCAGGACGAAGGTGTGGAGCATGTCTGGTGGCCCATATTGCCGGCCCAAGCACTGGCGTCGCAATACTGCGATTGCTATGTTCGGCGTTTTCCTCATTTGTATCCCGATCGCCATGAAATCCGCCGAGCTCGAG CAAAGGCCTCATCAGCCCGTTCGTCCAATTCCTTCACAGCTGTGGTGCAAGAACTTTGGAAACAAAGATTATAGATGA